One Thermorudis peleae genomic window, ATCAGGCATCTCCCGCCGTTCCGGATTGAGGAAACGCTCAAAGACCAACCGATTGCTCAGCGGATCGATGTCAGTAATACCAAGAGCGTAGAGGACGATACTCGCCGCAGCACTCCCGCGCACGCCGAAGGGGATTTGTTGCTTCCGAGCAAATTCGGCGAAGTCGCGAACAAGCAGGATGTAATTCGCAAAACCAGTTTCGGTAATAACCTGCAGCTCATATTCAAGACGCTGACGCACTGATTCGGTGATTTCGGGATAGCGTCGCTGAATGCCCTCCCAGGCCAGCTTCCGCAGATACTCTTCAGGCGTCATCCCTTCAGGCACGCCAGGATTCGGCAAATGGAGACGGCCGAATTCCAGCGTGACGTCACAGCGCTCAGCAAGTCGCACGGTATTCTCGAGTGCTTCTGGCAACGCGCCAAATTGCTGCCACATTAATGCTGGCGGCTTGAAGTAGAGCTGGTCGGTATCCATGCGCATACGCTTGGAATCAGACACGGTCGTGTTCGTTTGGATACAAACCAGCAGATCCTGAATGGCAGCATCTTCTTGGTTCAAGTAGTGGACGTCGTTCGTGACAACGAGTGGCAAATCAAGCTCGCGAGCGAGTGTGACCAGTTTGGGGTTCACTCGTTGCTGTTCAGGGAGGCCATGGTCTTGCAACTCTATGTAGAAGCGGTCACGCCCGAAAATCTCGCGCAAGGCGCGGGCAAGTCGATACGCTTCGTCATCATTGCCGGCAAGCAAGTTCGCGGCGAGGGGTCCACTGAGGCAGGCCGAAGTGGCAATGAGGCCATCACTGTGCGCTGCGAGCATTGAAAGGTCAATACGCGGCTTATAGTAGAAGCCTTCGAGGCTTGCTCGGGTGGCCAGCTTCAGCAGGTTGCGATATCCCTGCATGTTCTCGGCAAGCAGCAGTAAATGATATGACGACTTATCCTTTTCCTGCACGGAACGAGGAGCGAGATACGCCTCCATGCCAAGAATAGGATGAAGTCCGTGGGCTTTGGCCGCTTTGTACCATTCGATCAGGCCGTAGAGCACACCATGGTCGGTAATAGCAATATGCTCCATGCCGTACTCGCGGGCCCGCACCATATAGTCGTTGATGCGACCAAGACCGTCTAACAGTGAGTACTCCGTGTGCAGGTGCAGGTGGACAAATCGCTTGCCTGCATCTGCTGGCACCACCATGCATGACCCCTTCCACAATCACATTCTTTGCAGTCAAGTGTACGCCTTGCCAGGCTAATTCGCGCTGGTCAATTCTCCGGTCAGCATCGGCCCCTGAAAGCCTACACGGCGCACCTGACGGACAAGTAACTGCAGCATTTGGCGAAAATCTTCGCGCACGCCTTCTGGCACATCGGCACTCTGGAGCACGTCAACAACATCACGCAAGACTGGTTCATGCTCGAAAAGATGCTCAGCGCGCTGCGGGAGGAATCCTGCAGCAGCGAGCAGTTGGTCCCGCTCAGCTGGCGTGAGACGCAGCGCTTGGGCGAGGCGAATAACGGCCTCGCGGGTTGGCGCCCGTCGACCAGCCTCGAGCCGGCTGACGTAGCTGTGGTCAAATCCTGCAAGTTGCGCAAGGCGACTTTGCGAAACGCGAGCCGCCTCGCGGTACTCACGCAGCAGTGCAGCGAACGAGCGTGTCACCGTCTGCATCGACCTCACCTTTCGCTACGAGCGAACCGTGCCCCTCTGACACCACTATCGTAGCACGATCGTGCCAATAAGTCAACCCTTGTCCTGTTTGTCCACAGTGTATTGCCTTCAAGGCACAATTTGCCGAAATATTCCGTGTCTGCGGGTATTACTTGCGCAATCGCCAAGCGAAGGGTATTGGCACCGTGGCAGTTTAGTGATGATCACGCGTACCTTGCTTTTTGCACGACACGAGAAGAAAACAAGCGCGTCGAAGTACAGAATAGCACGCGATTACGCACAGGAAATGTCCGTTATTCACAGACGCTAGGGAATACGCGTGAGTTGTAGCGTGTTATTTGAATTATTGCGCAGGACTGAGAAGAAACGTGCGGAAACACTGGTGTGAGCACTGCGGACAAAACGTCGGGAAGGAGTAGACGGGATAAGCACAAACACAAGCAACAGAGAAGGTTGAAAGAACGCCAGCAGTCCAGAATAGGCAGTAGTCGTGGTCACCGATATCGCTACCCCATTTGCGATGTTTCATATCACATGCACCACTCCACCCGGGCATGTGCGGCTGTGCTGCCGGATCGCAGAGGCGAGGGAAAACAGTGTTATACTCCGGCGGGAAGGATTGGAGATGGCTGAAGGTCCACCACTGACAGCATGGCCGATTGGCGAGTTATCAGCCCACATAGCAAAGCGCCAAACAGCACTCGGCGGAGGCGTTGCAGCGGCCATTGCAGCAAGTCTGGCAGCAGCCTTAGTCGAAAAGGTTGCACATGTTGAACAACGTCGGAATCAACTGAACGCCGCATTACTTGAGCATCTGGCGAGTACCGCCGCATCAATCAGAGTTGAGGCATTACGATACGCGGAACAAGATGCTCAGTCCTTGCGTGTATTGCTCGGCGTGCTCCGTAAGCAGGCTGATCACCCTCCCGCGATTGCTCAAGCAGCCCATGCAGCGGTTGCTGCTCCGCTCGCTGTTGCCGAAGCGAGTGTGCTGATCCTGACACTGGGAGAAGCACTGCGGCAATACAGCTCACCGTTTACACGCAGTGACGTGACGGCCGCTCTGGCTTTAGCCCATGCTGCTTTCGAAGCAGCTAAAGCGATGGTTGAAGCAAATCTTGCCCTTTTGAGCGACGAAGAGGCTGGTGCGATACGCGAGCGCTTGCAGGCACTCGGCAAACAGCGGGATGCAATCAGGGATCGTCAGTCAGTACCGGAAGGTAACGCGAACGCGTTGGCATGATGTGAAAGGGTAAGCATGAGTGCAAGCCAACTCGATGGGAGACCAATTGCACGCAAAATAATCCAAGTGATGCGAGAGGAATTTTCTGAATTAATCAAGCAAGGATTGACAATTGCTTTAGTTCATGCTGGTGATCCCTCAGCACTTGCCTATGCCCGCGCAATTACTCGGACCTTTACCGCCTTGTCCATCGCTGTCGTCAGCACGCCCGTTGATGAACAGTGCTCACCGGATACCTTTATGCAATGCATTGAGCAACTGAACCATGACCCTGCGATTACGGCTGTACTCGTTCTTCAGCCGTTGCCGGCTCGCCTCCCGCGCGCATTACCCTCGCAGATCCTTTCCCCCCACAAAGACGTCGATGGGATCACGCCCTTTCACCAGGGACAGCTGGCACTTGGCGAACCAACCATTATCCCAAGCACTCCTCTTGGTGCGCTTGCCCTTCTTCGTTCGTATGACATACCACTACGCGGCCGACACGCAGTTGTCGTTGGACGAAGCACCACCGTTGGACGACCACTCAGTTTGCTGCTGCTGACCCAAGACGCAACCGTCACGGTCTGCCACCGACAAACATCTAATCTTTCACAGATTACGCAGCAAGCTGACGTTTTGCTCGTTGCGGCTGGAGTCCCTAAGCTGATTACCCCTGAGCATATCCGAGATGGAGCAGTCGTCGTTGACTTCGGCATCCATCCACATGGTCGTCACGTTGTTGGTGATGTCGACCCTGCAGTTGCACAACGAGCAGCTGCTCTCACCCCTGTTCCTGGCGGGACGGGTCCGCTTACGACCGTAGCGCTCGCTTACAATTTCTTCCGGCTTGCTGCATGGCAGCGAACTGGTTCGCTGCCGACGCATGATCGTCTTGCCTGGTTTATTCCGTAGCGACTCCGGACGCCCACGGAGCACTGACGAGCAACCAGCATGAATAGCGAGAGAGACAAGCGATGGATGAGTTTACTGCTTCACTGATTCGGGCATTTGCTTTCTGGTTGCCGGCTGGTACACTCGGCCCGTTCCTCGTAAGCTTGCGGACCCACGCTTCATTCCAGCAGGCCATCATTGAGGCAACGCTGTTTGCGCTCTTCGGCTTACTCTTCTATCCAACGCTTCTCGCCATGTTGCTTGTTCGTTATGTTAAGCCAGTGCCCGTTGAACCCATCGTCGGCGTCAGCTTTGTCCTCGCGACGTTCTCTGTCATTGGTCTCCGCCGCTATTGGCAATCATTGCAGCGTCCGCGTCGCTGAATGATCGACAGGGTTATTGGCGTGGTCCTGGGTTATCTGCTGGCCGGGCTGCTGGACAAGCTGAGCAAGCACGTCGTGATCAACGACTCCCCAGCCTTCGGTGCTCCGCACGAGCACTGCAACAGCGCGGCTATCCCATAACGCAACGCAAACTTCAGCAAGTGACGCCTCATCCGATACGTCAATCCATTGGGAAGGCGAAAGCGGTTCACACAAGCGAAGCGTTACGGTATAAAAAGAACGAAGGGCAGGAGGCACACGAAGCAGTCGAAATGAGGGCTGCCCTGGTTGACCAATCACTGCATAGCCCACACCGCGTGGCAGAAGCTGATCAAGATTCTCGTCGCTTGCAACCTGCACTGCCCGTGTAGCAACTGCAATCGCCGGCGTATCCCAGCCAATAAGCGAAACCGCGGCTTGTTGTTCAGCCAGTGGCAACGTTCGCCAGAGTGCAAATGACGCCCAGGCCAGCCAGCATCCGGCAAGAGCTAGCATTCCTCCCCGTTGGACAAGGACGAGACTACCAGTGAACCAAAGTAGCGCAATCGCGAGCGTGCGAACTCGAGCAGGAAATGGAGGCGAACACCGAGGACGAAGTTCCCCCCGGAGGAGGGCAAGGACGAAGGCGAAGAGGCGATCGCCATCTGTGCCTAAAGCAGGAAAGAAATTGAGGAGACCAACGAGCGCACTTGCAAGCGCGAGAAAGGTCATACCTTGCGATAGTGGCTGGATCCCAGCCCAGAGAGTTATTGTCGCAACTGATGCAACGAGCAGTGAACCGCATGGGCCAGCGAGCACTTCAGCTATGGTGCCAAGCCGGTAATCATATCGGACCAGATGCCCGATCTCCCCGATGGGACTCCACCGCCACGCAGAGAGAGCAACGATATGCAAAACGCGAGCAACCAAGATGTGTGCATAACGATGGATAAGCAAACTGACAAGCCAGGCCCAACTTGTCAGGATGACAGCTGGCCCAATTGGCCGATGCTGCCACTGTGCCCACGTTGCCGTTAGGAGTAACAGTGGGAAAATCGCACCAACGAGCGAGAGGAGACGGGCGCGCCACAGAGCGTGCAGCGGAGATCCCACACGGATGCCTCCTCGCTGGCACAGCCCAGCGTCTGATCAGGACGCTGGATCGATTGATTACAGTCGCTGGTAATCTTCAAGCGGGACGACAAAGACCGTAGCAGCAGCGGGTTGCACAGTTCCCTTCGGTCCTTCTTGCTTCGGCGGGGTTGTAACATGGTGACGAATAACGTCGATGACGGTGTCAACATGAGAATCCTCAACTCCAATAAGTAAAGTCGTGTTACCTCGGCGAAGGAAACCGCCGGTACTTGCTAACCGTGTGGCACGAAAATCCTGTGCAAGCAGTGCTTCAAGGACAGCATCAGCATCCTCATTCTGCACCACGACAATAATGAGCTTCATCCCCACTCCAGTTCCTTCTCCGCTCAACCCGCCCCGGCGAGTATAGTGTGCCACGCAATTACTGGTCAAGGTGACGGGACTTCACCCCATCTCCTTGCGCACGTCGGGCATCGAGATAGTTTTGCAGTAAGAGCGCGGCAGCAACCGCGTCAATGACCTGACGTCGCCGTTCTCTTCGCTGGCCACTTGCAATGAGTGCACGCTCAGCCTGGGCAGTTGTGAGCCATTCATCCCATAAGACAATTGGACAAGCAATGTGCTCGCGTAACTGGGAGACGAATGCTCGGACAGTCTTCGCTTGGGTTCCTTCGCCGCCCCGCAGTTGACGCGGTAAACCAACAACAAGCCCAACCGCCTGGTATTGGTCGACAAGCTGGGCAAGAGCAGCAAACGGATCATTCCGTCGAGCATCGATGACCATCAAAGGACTCGCGACAAGTCCCAACTCATCGCTGATCGCAACGCCGATATACCGCTCCCCTACATCAAGGCCGAGGTATCGTTCGCTCATGATCCACCAAGGTCTTCACGGACCACAATCGAAACGTGGGAAGCGATATCGGGGATACGCTGCGGAGCCCATCGCGGTGATACAGCCACAGACACATCAGCAACACCTGGTAATGTTTGCACAACTGTTTGAGCCTCAGCGAGAGATTTCCCGAGTACGCGTTGTCGTATCTCGTTGATCTCAGCGGCGGAAATAACTTTGCGGGCCTGCGCATGCCCCGAGATCTTCCAAGCCAACTGTGTGCCAGGCATCGGTTCAGGATCAGTAAACGCGACCGTTCTCCCTAGCAGGACAACGTCGGTTTTCGCATTAGCGACAAGTCGTTTTCCAAGCTCCTCGCGCGCTTGTTGGTGGAGCGCATCAAAGTCAACCGCCGCCGCTTTCACCGTCATTTGTGCCACAAGTGTCACGCGATCGCTGACATCGCCAACTTTATGGTCATAGGAAAGCTGGACGTCACCGCGCTGCAGGGAGCCATCAAGTAAGCGCTCATGCGGCTGGAGCGCTCGTGCAATTGCGCCATCGACTTGCGCTTGCAGTTGGGCTGTTGCTTGATCGCGCAGGGCATCAAGGTCAGCTTGGGTGACAACCGGCTCTTTTCGCACCGTTCCCCCCGTAATTGGACGTTGATTGTTGTAGAAAATTCCGTTGTCAAGCTGACCTGAAACCACGCCAGCATCGGCGTTCCCATCTGGGCCGGCGGTAGTCGCCACGACGTGTCCGAGTGCTGAGCCAAAGGAGAGCGAGCCAAACGGATCGGCTGCCGCAATCGAAACGCCTTCAACGAGGCGATAAGATTTGCCGTTTCGTCCTTTCAGGACAGTACCCGCAGGGATGGTAACCGCTTGCGGATACGGATTGACAAACATGACTGTGCCCTCTGCAGCTTTGTCAGGCACAGTACGCTCTCCTGACGCTTGCCGGGCCACGGTCGCAGTTAATGTCTGCTCGATCAGACGCGGCTGGACAGCATAATCAAGGCCGGAAGCGCTTCCCTGCACACCGTACGTTAGTGTCGCATTTAAATCGATGATTTGCGGGGTAACAACAAGTGTGGCACGCGGGACAAAGAGCAAGGCGACCATTGCCGCGATGCCGCCGCCAATCAACAGGAACCCGAGCAACCCAACCACCAGCGTCCAGCGTCGCAGCGCCAGGCGTTGTTGCCGCGGCCGAGCGGTATGCGCTTGCTCTGCTTCCCGGACAGGAACAGTCTTGGGCGAAGCTACCGCTGTACGCTGCGGACTTTCGGGTGCAAGGACAACGGTACCAGTTGGGGAAACAAACATTGTCGGCTCCGGTGGACGAGCCGGACGATACGTCGCAAGTGATGCAGTCTCTTGGTCGCGTTCACCATCGGGAAGATCGAGCGCACCATTTTCCTCGTAGGTTGTAAGGGCAAAAGGTAAGCCAACGAGCTGAGCCAAGCTTCGACGGCGAACGTCCTCAGGATCAAGAACGAGCACACAGGCAAGTTGCCGTTCACGCGCTTGGGCTGCGAGTCGACGGAAGTCGGTCGCATCGCGAAGCGCTTGGCTTCCTCGCGGAATCCGGAGTTCAATGGTGATGGGGCGGCTGTCAGCACCGGCTGTGTGCTCAAGCAACTCCTGCAGTTGCTGGCCAGAGGCAATTGTTCGCCGGAGCACCCCCGATGCCGCCATGCCTGCCTCCACTTCGCTTAGCCCGTTTGTGTCAGCTGGAGCTGCCGGACCGCTTCGTCACGGGCGACGCGCAATGCTGCACGCAGTTGGTTGACGTCGACGCCACCACCTTGCGCAATTTCCGGCCGACCGCCACCTCGACCGCCAATGAGCGGAGCCGCCGCACGAATCACATCCCCAGCATTCGCTCCACGCCGCACCGCATCACGGGTCGCCATGGCAAGGAGCGTTGGCCGACCTTCAATCGCGCTCCCGAGAATCACGACCCCGCTGCCAATCCGCTCCCGCAAGCGATCACCGATTGTTCGCAGAACCTCAACACTTGGCGCTTCTACTTCAAGACTCACGACCTTCATGCCGTCGACCGAGACCGCATCGGTGAGAGCCTGGCTTGCTCGTTCAGTCGCAAGCTCAGCCTGCAATCGCTGGATACTCCGTTCAAGCTCACGCAAGCGTGACTGCATTTCTTCGACGTGCTGAGGTAACTGCTCAACCGGAACATGCAATTGCTGCGAAAGTGTCGAAGAAACGTGGCGCAGTTGCCAGGCAAGCTCAACACTACGCGTCCCCGTCACTGCCTCAATGCGGCGAACACCGCTCGCAACACTTGACTCATCGGTAATCAAAAACAGGCCGATTTCACCGGTACGCGCAACGTGCGTACCGCCACAAAGCTCTTTGCTAAATCCCGGAATGGAAACTACTCGTACTGTGTCACCGTACTTCTCACCAAAGAGTGCAATAGCACCCTCAGCGATGGCCTCGCGATAGGGTTTGTAGGCAATGTCAACGGGGAGATCGCGCAGAATTTCCTCATTCACTCTACGAGTAATGGCATAGAGTTGTTCTTCGGTCAGAGCCGTCGGATGGGTAAAGTCGAACCGTAGCCGGTCAGGGGCAACGAGCGAACCAGCCTGCTGCGCATGCTCACCAAGCACCTGCTTGAGTGCCGCATGGAGCAAGTGCGTTGCCGTATGGTTCCGACGAATGGCAGCGCGGCGTTCACCATCGACAATCGCACGTGCCCGTTGTCCAACCTGCAAGAATCCTTCGCGGACCACAGCACGATGGACAATTAGCTCGGGCGTCGGTCGCTGGGTGTCCAGTACCTCCGCGATGCCAGTTGACGTCTCGATGCGACCCGTATCACCAACTTGACCGCCGGCTTCGCCGTAAAACGGGGTACGATCGAGGATGACCTCGATTTCTTGCCCTGCCTCGGCTTCTGTCAACGCCTCATTGAGCGATAGCAAGCCGCGAATCGTCGCTTCGCTCTCAAGCTCGGTATATCCGGTGAAGACGGTCGGTTCTGCGCTGAACTGTGCATAGAGTGCAGCCCGTTCACGGACAGTGTCAGCGAAGCGACCAGCGCTTGCGCGGCTCTGCACCCGCTGATGCTCAAGTGCTGCATCAAAGCCAGCGCGATCAACGGTCAGACCAGCTTCACGTGCAAGTTCGGCAGTCAATTCCAACGGAAAGCCGAAGGTATCGTAGAGGCGAAACGCTTCATCACCGGGAATAACCGTTTCCCCAGAGCGCTGCAGCTGGTCGACAAGGGCTTCAAAGCGGGCAATCCCTGCTGCCAGTGTCCGTTGGAACAGGGCTTCTTCGTGGCTAATGACACGATGAATTCGCTCGCGTTGCTCAACGAGTTCAGGATAATAGGGAGAGAAGTGCGCGATGACGACGTCAGCAATATCGGCAAGGAACGGCCCCTCAAGTCCAAGCAAACGGCCATGCCGAATTGCACGGCGCAAGACACGGCGCAGAACATACCCGCGGCCCTCGTTCCCAGGAAAGACACCGTCACCGATCAAAAACGTGACGCCACGGGCATGATCAGCAATAACGCGCAATGACCGGTCATACCGGGGATTTTGCTTGTACTGGACGCCCGCTTTTTCAGCTGCTGCTTGAAGAATCGGGAAAAAGAGGTCCGTCTCAAAAACGGAACCCACACCTTGTAAGATCATGGCAATGCGCTCAAGGCCCATGCCGGTGTCGATGTTCTTTTTCGGCAGAGGGCGTTGTGATCCATCGGGTTCCTTATAAAACTCCATGAAGACCAAGTTCCACGTCTCGAGAAATCGCCCGCAGGAGCAACCAGGGCGACAATCTGGGCGTCCACAGCCAAATGCCGGACCGCGGTCGTAATGGATTTCTGAATCTGGCCCATTGGGGCCCGTATTCCCAACGGGCCCCCACCAGTTATCTTCAAGTTTGGTGATACGCTCCTCTGGGACCTTGATCGTGTCTCGCCAATAGGCATAGGAAAATGCATCATCGGGATGCACCGTAGGATACCAGCGGTCAGCTGGTATCCCTAAACGCTCGGTAAGGAATTCCCATGCCCACGATATCGCCTCAGCCTTGAAGTAATCGCCAACGGAGAAGTTACCGAGCATTTCAAAGAACGTCAGATGACTTTCATCGCCAACTTCGTCGATATCGACGGTACGGAAGCACTTCTGAATCGACGTTAAGCGAGTATGGGGAGGCTTTTCAAGGCCTAGGAAATAGGGAACCATCTGCTGCATGCCAGCTGTGGTCAGCAGGACCGTTGGGTCACTTGGGATTAGCGATGAGCTTGGTACGTGCACATGTCCACGTTCGGCAAAAAATTCAATGAAGTGCTTCCGGATCTCACTGCTCTTCATCGGTGCAACTACTCCTCGCTCTGGCTCTTGGACGGAAAACGCTTGGCGATCACGTTCTTCTCTCGCCTGTCAACAGCATCGAATTCTACTGGCGGCCAACGCTGTTCGCTATCGAGCCAGAGCACCTTGTGTACGTACACAGTATGACAGAAGCCTGGCGTGACGTCAATGCTGTCACGGAGCGGATGGGGATTGTAGGATCGGAAAGGTTGGGGGAAGAAGCCGGGCGCGCTCTCGGTCACGAATGGCCCAATAGGAAGAGATATGGGAGGGGATGGACACCAGCGGAGAAGCAACCCAGACATTTTTTGCCCTCTTGCTTGTGCTGAGCCTTGGGCTTGCTGGGGGCACACTCGCTCGCCTTGCCCGCCAGCCAGTTCTTGCTGGCTATATTGTGGCTGGCATCATCCTCGGCATCGTACAACATACCTTCCACCTTGTTGCGGAATCGGAAACGGTTCAGGCCTTCGCTGATCTTGGAGTCACATTCCTCATGTTCTCGCTCGGTGCACATTTTTCATTGCAAGAACTCTTCGAACTTCGTCGCATCGTCCTCCGGGCGGGCATACCCCAAGTCATCGGCACCGCTGTTCTGACAAGTCTTGTGATCATAGCCTTGGGCAGGCCAGTTGAGCAGGCAATCTTTTTTGGCGAAGTCGTCGCGTTATCAAGTTCCATCGTCGCGTTAAGCGTGTTAGAGGACCGTCAGGCTCTTGGCGAGGCATACGCCCGCCTCGTGCTTGGCATTGGTCTTGCCCAAGACCTTCTTGTCGTTCCCCTCCTTGCCATGCTTTCCGCATTGAGTCACGGAGAAACGTGGCAAGCAGCATTTCTTGGCATTGTGCGCTCACTCAGCATTGCGCTGGTTATGCTGGTCGTTCTGCTCGTCCTTGGTACGCGCATCATCCCGAGGATGCTGTATCAGGTTGCCCGACTTAGCTCACGCGAGCTTTTTCTCATTACTCTCATCGCCCTTGCGTTTGCCATCGCGCTCGCGGCTCAAGGCGCAGGCCTGTCCCTGGCACTTGGCGCATTTCTGGCCGGCGTTGCCATTTCCGAATCAGAATTTGCGGCTCACGCGCTCGGTGAGATCACTCCATTACGGGATGTCTTCAGCGTACTCTTCTTCGCCGGGCTTGGTCTGCTCTTCGATCCACACGCGATCACCACTGACTGGCAACTATTTCTTACCTTGCTTGGAATGACGATCCTCGGCAAATTGGCGGTGACAAGCGGACTTCTTACCCGTCTGGGCTATCCTCCTGAGGTCGCAGTACAAGCAACGATTCCGCTTCTCCAAATTGGTGAGTTTTCGTTTGTGCTAGTCCTTCAAGCTGAAGCGCTTGGAGTGGTGCCGTCTACTGCTGGCAAAACAGTGATTGCTGTGGTCATCGTGTCAACACTGCTTACCTCACCACTTGCGACGCTTGCACCGCATCTGGTGCCTTCTCTTTCGCGCCTCCTTGCTCCGCTTGCTCGTCCAACTCCGTCGCTTCTTCCTGATCGACCTG contains:
- a CDS encoding cation:proton antiporter, with amino-acid sequence MDTSGEATQTFFALLLVLSLGLAGGTLARLARQPVLAGYIVAGIILGIVQHTFHLVAESETVQAFADLGVTFLMFSLGAHFSLQELFELRRIVLRAGIPQVIGTAVLTSLVIIALGRPVEQAIFFGEVVALSSSIVALSVLEDRQALGEAYARLVLGIGLAQDLLVVPLLAMLSALSHGETWQAAFLGIVRSLSIALVMLVVLLVLGTRIIPRMLYQVARLSSRELFLITLIALAFAIALAAQGAGLSLALGAFLAGVAISESEFAAHALGEITPLRDVFSVLFFAGLGLLFDPHAITTDWQLFLTLLGMTILGKLAVTSGLLTRLGYPPEVAVQATIPLLQIGEFSFVLVLQAEALGVVPSTAGKTVIAVVIVSTLLTSPLATLAPHLVPSLSRLLAPLARPTPSLLPDRPAPPLRGHTIVAGFGRTGRELVRALERRHFRYIIVDRDADLVRQLRQRNLPVIYGDIANPEVLRAAHIEQARVLALAIPDAFAAERAIRLARSMNPVLDIIVRADRRADVRRFAEAGATEVVHPSFEAGLEMVRHTLRRFGVSMQEIQAQLSARRIDYYEESTQADQ
- a CDS encoding cyclodeaminase/cyclohydrolase family protein, giving the protein MAEGPPLTAWPIGELSAHIAKRQTALGGGVAAAIAASLAAALVEKVAHVEQRRNQLNAALLEHLASTAASIRVEALRYAEQDAQSLRVLLGVLRKQADHPPAIAQAAHAAVAAPLAVAEASVLILTLGEALRQYSSPFTRSDVTAALALAHAAFEAAKAMVEANLALLSDEEAGAIRERLQALGKQRDAIRDRQSVPEGNANALA
- a CDS encoding M50 family metallopeptidase, encoding MGSPLHALWRARLLSLVGAIFPLLLLTATWAQWQHRPIGPAVILTSWAWLVSLLIHRYAHILVARVLHIVALSAWRWSPIGEIGHLVRYDYRLGTIAEVLAGPCGSLLVASVATITLWAGIQPLSQGMTFLALASALVGLLNFFPALGTDGDRLFAFVLALLRGELRPRCSPPFPARVRTLAIALLWFTGSLVLVQRGGMLALAGCWLAWASFALWRTLPLAEQQAAVSLIGWDTPAIAVATRAVQVASDENLDQLLPRGVGYAVIGQPGQPSFRLLRVPPALRSFYTVTLRLCEPLSPSQWIDVSDEASLAEVCVALWDSRAVAVLVRSTEGWGVVDHDVLAQLVQQPGQQITQDHANNPVDHSATRTLQ
- the alaS gene encoding alanine--tRNA ligase is translated as MKSSEIRKHFIEFFAERGHVHVPSSSLIPSDPTVLLTTAGMQQMVPYFLGLEKPPHTRLTSIQKCFRTVDIDEVGDESHLTFFEMLGNFSVGDYFKAEAISWAWEFLTERLGIPADRWYPTVHPDDAFSYAYWRDTIKVPEERITKLEDNWWGPVGNTGPNGPDSEIHYDRGPAFGCGRPDCRPGCSCGRFLETWNLVFMEFYKEPDGSQRPLPKKNIDTGMGLERIAMILQGVGSVFETDLFFPILQAAAEKAGVQYKQNPRYDRSLRVIADHARGVTFLIGDGVFPGNEGRGYVLRRVLRRAIRHGRLLGLEGPFLADIADVVIAHFSPYYPELVEQRERIHRVISHEEALFQRTLAAGIARFEALVDQLQRSGETVIPGDEAFRLYDTFGFPLELTAELAREAGLTVDRAGFDAALEHQRVQSRASAGRFADTVRERAALYAQFSAEPTVFTGYTELESEATIRGLLSLNEALTEAEAGQEIEVILDRTPFYGEAGGQVGDTGRIETSTGIAEVLDTQRPTPELIVHRAVVREGFLQVGQRARAIVDGERRAAIRRNHTATHLLHAALKQVLGEHAQQAGSLVAPDRLRFDFTHPTALTEEQLYAITRRVNEEILRDLPVDIAYKPYREAIAEGAIALFGEKYGDTVRVVSIPGFSKELCGGTHVARTGEIGLFLITDESSVASGVRRIEAVTGTRSVELAWQLRHVSSTLSQQLHVPVEQLPQHVEEMQSRLRELERSIQRLQAELATERASQALTDAVSVDGMKVVSLEVEAPSVEVLRTIGDRLRERIGSGVVILGSAIEGRPTLLAMATRDAVRRGANAGDVIRAAAPLIGGRGGGRPEIAQGGGVDVNQLRAALRVARDEAVRQLQLTQTG
- a CDS encoding helix-turn-helix domain-containing protein; this translates as MQTVTRSFAALLREYREAARVSQSRLAQLAGFDHSYVSRLEAGRRAPTREAVIRLAQALRLTPAERDQLLAAAGFLPQRAEHLFEHEPVLRDVVDVLQSADVPEGVREDFRQMLQLLVRQVRRVGFQGPMLTGELTSAN
- a CDS encoding cyclic-di-AMP receptor, translating into MKLIIVVVQNEDADAVLEALLAQDFRATRLASTGGFLRRGNTTLLIGVEDSHVDTVIDVIRHHVTTPPKQEGPKGTVQPAAATVFVVPLEDYQRL
- a CDS encoding bifunctional 5,10-methylenetetrahydrofolate dehydrogenase/5,10-methenyltetrahydrofolate cyclohydrolase: MSASQLDGRPIARKIIQVMREEFSELIKQGLTIALVHAGDPSALAYARAITRTFTALSIAVVSTPVDEQCSPDTFMQCIEQLNHDPAITAVLVLQPLPARLPRALPSQILSPHKDVDGITPFHQGQLALGEPTIIPSTPLGALALLRSYDIPLRGRHAVVVGRSTTVGRPLSLLLLTQDATVTVCHRQTSNLSQITQQADVLLVAAGVPKLITPEHIRDGAVVVDFGIHPHGRHVVGDVDPAVAQRAAALTPVPGGTGPLTTVALAYNFFRLAAWQRTGSLPTHDRLAWFIP
- the ruvX gene encoding Holliday junction resolvase RuvX, which codes for MSERYLGLDVGERYIGVAISDELGLVASPLMVIDARRNDPFAALAQLVDQYQAVGLVVGLPRQLRGGEGTQAKTVRAFVSQLREHIACPIVLWDEWLTTAQAERALIASGQRRERRRQVIDAVAAALLLQNYLDARRAQGDGVKSRHLDQ